One stretch of Schlesneria sp. DSM 10557 DNA includes these proteins:
- a CDS encoding SMP-30/gluconolactonase/LRE family protein: MIDPIANAPAAEASSPQFARRSFLAAAAGAVGLAASKGLARDFGPHAAPVRYPDPDIVTLDPRFKKYALGNTPIQRLYHSPDMLWAEGPAWNGVGRYLLWSDIPNNVQMRWLEEDGHVTTFRHPAGNSNGNTFDFQGRQISFEHGNRRVVRYEHDGTITVLADKFDGKPLNAPNDGVVHPNGDIWFTDPGYGALMNYEGEKSPNDSKQPNQKEAVYRIDGKTLKIEKLTDEIYKPNGICFSPDYKKVYVADTGASHYDEAPKNIKVWDIIDEKKLGKGKEFASMKFKRPSPANPQTTEEPAGFADGIRADIDGNIWASAGWVGEGYDGVHVFEPKEGVRIGHIRLPEICSNVCFGGSKRNRLFMTASTSLYAVYVETKGAHIT, translated from the coding sequence ATGATTGACCCGATCGCAAACGCACCTGCTGCTGAAGCCTCTTCCCCGCAGTTTGCCCGCCGTTCTTTTCTGGCCGCTGCGGCTGGCGCCGTGGGACTCGCCGCATCGAAGGGACTCGCCCGTGACTTTGGCCCGCATGCCGCCCCGGTCCGCTATCCTGACCCGGACATCGTCACACTCGACCCCCGGTTCAAAAAGTATGCCTTGGGCAACACCCCCATCCAGCGACTTTACCATAGTCCTGACATGCTGTGGGCCGAAGGGCCGGCATGGAACGGCGTCGGCCGCTACCTGCTCTGGAGCGATATCCCCAATAACGTGCAGATGCGCTGGCTGGAAGAAGATGGCCATGTCACCACCTTCCGCCATCCCGCCGGCAACAGCAACGGGAACACGTTCGACTTTCAAGGCCGCCAGATCTCGTTTGAGCACGGCAATCGACGTGTTGTCCGGTACGAGCACGACGGCACCATCACCGTGCTGGCGGACAAGTTCGACGGCAAACCACTCAACGCCCCCAACGATGGTGTCGTCCATCCCAACGGGGATATCTGGTTTACCGATCCCGGCTACGGAGCGCTGATGAACTACGAAGGCGAAAAATCGCCCAACGACTCCAAGCAGCCTAATCAGAAAGAGGCGGTTTACCGGATCGACGGCAAGACGTTGAAGATCGAAAAGCTGACGGACGAAATCTACAAGCCGAACGGAATCTGCTTCTCACCCGACTACAAGAAAGTCTACGTCGCCGACACCGGGGCATCTCATTACGACGAGGCACCGAAGAACATCAAGGTCTGGGACATCATTGATGAAAAGAAACTCGGCAAAGGGAAAGAGTTCGCATCGATGAAATTCAAGCGGCCCAGTCCCGCCAATCCCCAGACAACGGAAGAGCCGGCCGGTTTCGCCGACGGCATCCGGGCAGACATCGACGGGAATATCTGGGCAAGTGCCGGTTGGGTGGGTGAAGGCTACGACGGTGTCCACGTCTTCGAGCCCAAAGAAGGGGTTCGCATCGGACACATTCGCCTGCCGGAAATCTGCAGCAACGTCTGCTTCGGCGGTTCGAAGAGAAACCGCCTCTTCATGACGGCCAGCACCTCCCTGTACGCCGTCTACGTCGAAACCAAAGGTGCCCACATCACCTGA
- a CDS encoding pyridoxine 5'-phosphate synthase, producing MATLGVNIDHVATVRQARRTIEPDPVWAAALAELGGADVITVHLREDRRHIQDRDVRVLKQTVQVKLNLEMAAEQTITDFALEVLPQQATLVPEKREEVTTEGGLDVVGNFDRVRRCVDQLHAAGIIVSLFIDPSEKQIEATRSLGCAAVELHTGRYADAPNPAAQAEELEQLRRAGQFARDCGLVLHFGHGLTYRNVQPVAAIPGAGELNIGHSIVGRAIMVGFTQAVREMRELIVTAK from the coding sequence ATGGCCACGTTGGGTGTAAACATCGATCACGTTGCAACGGTGCGGCAGGCGAGAAGAACGATTGAACCGGACCCTGTCTGGGCGGCGGCGCTCGCGGAACTCGGCGGTGCCGACGTCATTACCGTTCATCTGCGCGAAGATCGACGGCACATCCAGGACCGCGATGTTCGCGTCCTGAAACAGACCGTCCAGGTGAAGCTCAATCTCGAAATGGCCGCCGAACAAACCATCACCGACTTTGCTCTGGAAGTCCTTCCGCAACAGGCGACGCTCGTTCCGGAAAAGCGTGAGGAAGTGACGACCGAGGGGGGGCTGGATGTCGTCGGTAACTTTGACCGGGTCCGTCGCTGTGTCGATCAACTGCACGCAGCCGGGATCATCGTCAGCCTGTTCATTGACCCCTCGGAAAAGCAGATTGAAGCGACCAGGTCTCTCGGTTGCGCCGCGGTCGAACTCCACACGGGTCGTTACGCTGACGCTCCCAACCCCGCCGCACAGGCAGAGGAACTGGAGCAACTTCGTCGTGCCGGTCAATTCGCGCGCGACTGCGGACTGGTCCTGCATTTCGGACACGGCCTGACTTATCGCAACGTCCAACCGGTCGCAGCGATCCCCGGCGCGGGGGAATTGAATATCGGCCACAGCATCGTCGGTCGCGCAATCATGGTCGGCTTCACACAAGCGGTGAGGGAAATGCGAGAGCTCATTGTCACCGCAAAGTGA
- a CDS encoding aspartate carbamoyltransferase → MSDDLSFADYESRLDRSIKAKSPDFFAGDRLRHLIFSGQFTRPLLDKLCRLADKIRLLAKSKEGHRFLNTLLSHKRAMLYFTQPSTRTFMSFAAACQILGMTCNEVRDLSVSSEAKGESPFDSIRMFSSYFDLIIMRSHIPKFAECCGYMMNTLADSQRRSVPIINAGAGSDEHPTQALLDIYTIQRAFSFTHPKDSRQWTRYDELRQQFPGLRKGIAGKTIGFCGDIRRGRTVRSLAQLLALHEQVRLVFISPPHPALALPRDMKDKLIDAKVDVRECHSLEDQLDGKPVIEQFDALYMTRIQREHNSGTEEQELNELDYSHFKLTKSLVARMKPYAAILHPFPRDKEFGEIPPSIDEDERAFYFRQARNGMWARAALVAHIFDVDGEINDYYEQYNSEMQISPQ, encoded by the coding sequence ATGTCCGACGACCTGAGTTTTGCGGATTATGAAAGTCGCCTCGATCGCTCGATCAAGGCCAAATCACCGGATTTCTTCGCGGGTGACCGACTGCGTCACCTGATTTTCTCGGGCCAGTTCACCCGGCCTCTGCTGGATAAGCTTTGTCGTCTGGCCGACAAGATTCGTTTGCTGGCGAAATCAAAAGAAGGGCATCGCTTTCTGAACACATTGCTCTCACACAAGCGAGCAATGTTGTACTTCACGCAGCCCTCAACCCGAACATTCATGTCGTTTGCCGCGGCATGTCAGATTTTGGGGATGACCTGCAACGAAGTGCGCGACTTGTCGGTCTCGTCCGAGGCAAAGGGGGAATCCCCTTTCGATTCCATCCGGATGTTCAGCAGCTACTTCGACCTGATCATCATGCGCAGTCACATTCCCAAGTTTGCTGAATGCTGCGGCTACATGATGAATACCCTGGCCGACAGCCAGCGTCGCAGTGTCCCCATCATCAACGCCGGGGCGGGATCAGACGAACATCCCACGCAAGCGCTGCTCGACATCTACACGATTCAGCGCGCTTTCAGTTTTACTCACCCCAAAGATTCCCGTCAGTGGACCCGCTACGACGAATTGCGTCAGCAGTTTCCCGGATTGAGGAAGGGGATTGCCGGGAAGACGATCGGATTCTGTGGAGATATTCGACGTGGTCGAACGGTCCGCTCACTGGCTCAGTTGCTGGCGCTGCACGAACAGGTCCGGCTGGTGTTCATTTCGCCGCCGCATCCGGCGCTGGCGCTCCCCCGCGATATGAAAGACAAACTGATCGACGCCAAGGTGGATGTTCGTGAATGTCACTCGCTGGAAGATCAGCTCGACGGAAAACCGGTCATCGAACAGTTCGACGCCCTCTACATGACCCGCATTCAGCGCGAACATAATTCGGGTACCGAGGAACAGGAACTGAATGAGCTCGATTATTCGCACTTCAAACTGACGAAGTCGCTGGTCGCACGCATGAAGCCCTACGCGGCGATCCTGCATCCGTTCCCCCGCGACAAAGAGTTCGGCGAGATCCCCCCTTCGATTGATGAAGACGAACGGGCGTTCTACTTCCGCCAGGCACGCAACGGCATGTGGGCCCGCGCTGCACTGGTCGCCCACATCTTCGATGTCGACGGCGAGATCAACGACTACTACGAACAGTACAACAGCGAAATGCAGATCTCACCGCAGTAA
- a CDS encoding RNA polymerase sigma factor, producing MALTDRDRNLLERCLARDSSGWRDFVDRFSGLFVHVIHHTAEARSVKLSPSDVDDLCAEIFLAFLANDFAILRRFKGESSLATYLAVISRRIVVREVISRRMAEAMGHVKSQTANVEMAHAGLNEFTRIENRELVQRMLEGLPEREANIIRQFHLEGRTYREIGERLGIPENSIGPTLARAREKLRHNLSGSIN from the coding sequence GTGGCACTCACCGACCGCGATCGTAATCTTCTCGAACGCTGCCTTGCGCGGGACAGCAGTGGCTGGCGTGACTTCGTTGATCGATTCTCTGGCCTGTTTGTCCACGTCATTCATCACACGGCCGAGGCCCGCAGCGTCAAGCTCAGCCCCAGTGATGTGGACGATCTTTGTGCTGAGATCTTCCTGGCTTTTCTCGCGAATGATTTTGCCATTCTGCGGCGATTCAAAGGGGAAAGTTCGCTCGCCACTTATCTGGCGGTGATTTCCCGACGGATCGTCGTTCGCGAAGTGATTTCCCGCCGCATGGCTGAGGCCATGGGACACGTGAAGTCTCAGACGGCCAACGTCGAGATGGCCCATGCCGGCTTGAACGAGTTCACACGAATCGAGAATCGCGAGTTAGTCCAGCGCATGCTCGAGGGACTTCCCGAACGCGAGGCAAACATCATCCGACAGTTTCATCTGGAAGGTCGGACTTATCGTGAAATCGGTGAGCGACTTGGCATTCCGGAAAACTCCATCGGCCCGACTCTGGCCCGCGCACGGGAAAAACTGAGACACAATCTCTCGGGCAGCATCAACTAG
- the pxpB gene encoding 5-oxoprolinase subunit PxpB has protein sequence MSPSHHFAEIIPLGDSAAVVRFGDSIDLSTHQSVRALYDSLSTSPPRGSLELVPAYATVTVYYDPLKCTFEEIRRDLRRAVELLETLPDSPPETVEIPVCYGGDFGPDLESVAEFNRLSCDEVIQIHSSPVYLVYMLGFTPGFPYLGGLSERIATPRRTSPRLQIPAGSVGIAGNQTGIYPLETPGGWQLIGRTPLALFRPDRSPPTILRAGDQVRFRPVKTFSEALDGMQTP, from the coding sequence TTGTCCCCGTCGCACCACTTCGCTGAGATTATCCCGCTGGGAGACTCTGCCGCGGTTGTGCGATTTGGCGACTCCATCGACCTTTCCACGCACCAATCCGTCCGAGCCCTGTACGACAGCCTGTCCACGTCTCCGCCGCGCGGATCGCTGGAACTGGTCCCCGCGTACGCCACGGTCACTGTCTATTACGATCCACTCAAGTGCACATTTGAAGAAATTCGCCGGGACCTGCGACGCGCCGTGGAGTTGCTCGAAACCCTGCCGGATTCGCCCCCGGAGACGGTCGAAATTCCCGTCTGCTACGGAGGTGACTTTGGTCCCGATCTGGAGTCTGTCGCCGAGTTTAATCGTCTGTCCTGCGACGAGGTGATCCAGATTCATTCCAGTCCGGTATATCTGGTCTATATGCTCGGCTTCACACCGGGATTTCCCTATCTGGGCGGGTTGTCCGAGCGCATCGCCACTCCCCGGCGGACGTCACCTCGCCTGCAGATTCCCGCCGGATCGGTGGGAATCGCCGGGAATCAGACGGGCATCTATCCCCTGGAGACACCGGGTGGCTGGCAGTTGATCGGGCGAACTCCCCTCGCTCTGTTCCGTCCTGACAGATCGCCACCGACGATCCTGCGGGCCGGTGATCAGGTGCGGTTCCGTCCCGTGAAGACGTTCTCCGAGGCCCTCGATGGGATGCAAACACCATGA
- a CDS encoding biotin-dependent carboxyltransferase family protein codes for MSVRVIRPGLLTTVQDLGRFGHQQYGVSVGGAMDSISLRIANLLVGNASGSAALEITLAGPVLSFDHDALIAICGADLSPRVDGIPFAAWRPVWVRQQSRLEFGPPVRGCRAYLAIAGGFDVPCVLNSQSTYLRANLGGFQGRSLQAGDLLKTGKISEWAQVMIAELSALAGNQGRSEAKWFAGADLCELDLTRPVRVLAGSQFEWFTRASQQAFFSEIFTVTNQSDRMGYRLEGPSLELDHPRELISEGVTMGSIQVPAGGQPIVLMADRPTTGGYPKIAQVATVDLARLAQARPRDKIRFTQISVDEAQQALRTQDATMQRLTSGLVLMVR; via the coding sequence ATGAGCGTGCGTGTCATCCGCCCCGGCCTCTTAACCACGGTGCAGGACCTGGGACGATTCGGTCACCAGCAGTATGGCGTGAGTGTCGGCGGTGCCATGGACTCGATCAGCCTGCGGATTGCGAACTTGCTGGTGGGGAATGCATCCGGAAGTGCCGCACTGGAAATCACGCTGGCCGGGCCTGTCCTGTCGTTTGACCACGACGCCCTGATTGCAATTTGCGGCGCCGACCTCTCGCCGCGTGTCGATGGGATCCCGTTCGCCGCCTGGCGACCGGTCTGGGTCCGGCAGCAAAGTCGACTTGAATTCGGGCCCCCCGTCCGAGGTTGCCGCGCCTATCTGGCCATTGCAGGGGGCTTCGACGTTCCTTGTGTGCTCAATAGCCAAAGCACCTACCTGCGTGCGAATCTGGGCGGATTCCAGGGACGTTCTTTGCAGGCAGGGGACCTGCTCAAGACCGGCAAGATCTCGGAATGGGCACAAGTAATGATCGCAGAACTCTCGGCCCTGGCCGGGAATCAGGGTCGATCCGAAGCAAAGTGGTTTGCGGGAGCCGATCTGTGCGAACTGGACCTCACCCGCCCGGTCCGCGTACTTGCCGGGAGTCAGTTTGAGTGGTTCACACGCGCAAGCCAGCAGGCATTCTTTTCAGAAATCTTCACCGTGACAAACCAGTCAGATCGGATGGGCTACCGACTGGAGGGTCCGTCGCTGGAACTCGACCACCCGCGGGAATTGATTTCAGAAGGTGTGACGATGGGATCGATTCAGGTCCCGGCAGGGGGACAGCCGATTGTCCTGATGGCGGACCGACCGACAACCGGTGGCTACCCGAAAATCGCTCAGGTCGCCACCGTCGACCTTGCTCGCCTGGCCCAGGCTCGCCCTCGCGACAAAATCCGCTTTACACAAATTTCCGTGGACGAGGCCCAGCAGGCTCTCCGAACACAAGACGCGACGATGCAGAGACTGACGTCCGGCCTTGTTCTCATGGTTCGTTAA
- a CDS encoding LamB/YcsF family protein: MKRLVDLNCDIGESFGAYSMGQDAEVLEFVTSASIACGFHAGDPATMRRTVRLALEKGVAIGAHPGLPDLVGFGRRAMKITPQEASDLVTYQVGALAAFVTAEGGTMQHVKPHGALYNMAARDPALADALAQAIRSVNPGLILFGQSGSELIAAGLRAGLRTASEVFADRSYEEDGSLTPRDLPGAVIADAETAVRQVLTMLQSGTVTSRQGTTVPVDAETICLHGDSPETLEFTRRIRNSLEAAGITVSAFSSARN, encoded by the coding sequence ATGAAACGCCTCGTCGATTTGAACTGCGATATTGGCGAAAGTTTCGGCGCCTATTCCATGGGACAGGACGCCGAAGTCCTTGAGTTCGTGACGTCCGCCAGCATCGCCTGCGGCTTCCATGCAGGCGACCCCGCCACGATGCGCCGAACTGTCCGTCTGGCACTCGAGAAAGGGGTTGCAATCGGAGCCCATCCGGGACTGCCTGATCTGGTTGGATTCGGGCGCCGAGCCATGAAGATTACGCCGCAGGAAGCCAGCGATCTGGTCACCTATCAGGTTGGTGCTCTTGCAGCGTTCGTCACGGCGGAAGGAGGTACCATGCAGCACGTCAAACCGCATGGTGCCTTGTACAACATGGCAGCGCGAGACCCTGCACTGGCAGATGCCCTTGCCCAAGCGATCCGCAGCGTGAACCCGGGCCTGATTCTGTTTGGTCAATCGGGGAGCGAACTGATCGCGGCGGGTTTGCGGGCGGGACTCCGCACGGCGAGTGAAGTATTTGCCGACCGGTCCTATGAAGAAGATGGTTCCCTCACACCGCGAGACCTTCCCGGAGCGGTCATCGCCGATGCGGAAACCGCTGTGCGGCAGGTACTCACGATGCTGCAATCGGGAACGGTGACGTCTCGACAGGGAACCACAGTCCCGGTCGACGCCGAGACTATCTGCCTGCACGGCGACAGCCCAGAGACTCTGGAATTTACCAGACGCATCCGCAACTCGCTGGAAGCCGCTGGCATCACCGTCAGCGCATTCAGCTCAGCGAGAAACTAA
- a CDS encoding MFS transporter, producing MIESATDDPASEAPPTRVRLGVAGILTLMACLLYLDRYAVGIAAEQIRADLAMTQTQMSWFISLFFWSYALCQVPAGWFSDRFGPRRMLTTYVLGWSVFTGLMGGATQVWQILQLRLWCGATQAGAYPVCTGLIRTWFPEKQRGSASSIVALGGRSGAVLAPILTAALMAQFSGNWRPVLMVYGIVGVVIAVALAWICRDTPYGHPWCNLAERDLIRGTKFREDSLHKVAPSAVPASDAKQTGVLADGAGESFPWMVVLTNLSLWGNCLTQMFTNIGWIFVVTWLPRYLGDVHGIPLAEQALMTAAPTFAGIVGMFFGGGWTDFAARHFGVKWGRRLPVMSTRFLAAGGYVFCLALSLYSSPESSTRWLPWAMIAGMSFSTFSCDLGVPALWAYSQDVGGRYTASVMGWSNMFGNFGAALAPLIYNLVLGESPALNDWNWLFATCAGMFFLSGCCALVLDSTKSIAD from the coding sequence TTGATCGAGTCAGCGACGGACGATCCAGCGAGCGAGGCCCCGCCAACGCGAGTCCGCCTGGGGGTGGCGGGTATCCTGACACTGATGGCGTGTCTGCTGTATCTCGACCGTTACGCTGTGGGAATTGCGGCCGAGCAAATTCGCGCGGATCTCGCGATGACCCAGACGCAAATGAGCTGGTTCATCAGCCTGTTCTTCTGGTCTTATGCACTCTGTCAGGTTCCCGCTGGCTGGTTCAGTGACCGCTTCGGCCCGCGGCGAATGCTGACGACCTACGTTCTGGGATGGTCGGTCTTCACCGGCCTGATGGGGGGCGCGACACAGGTGTGGCAGATCCTGCAGTTGCGGCTCTGGTGCGGAGCGACGCAAGCGGGGGCCTATCCCGTCTGCACCGGGCTGATCCGGACGTGGTTTCCCGAGAAGCAGCGCGGCTCCGCCAGTTCGATCGTGGCTCTGGGGGGGCGATCAGGAGCCGTCCTCGCTCCCATACTGACCGCCGCTTTGATGGCGCAGTTTTCCGGGAACTGGCGCCCCGTGCTGATGGTCTATGGCATCGTCGGGGTTGTCATCGCGGTGGCGCTCGCCTGGATCTGCCGGGATACTCCCTATGGCCACCCGTGGTGTAATCTTGCCGAACGAGACCTCATCCGTGGCACAAAGTTTCGCGAAGATTCCTTACATAAAGTTGCTCCTTCGGCGGTTCCCGCGTCGGATGCGAAACAGACGGGTGTTCTTGCGGACGGGGCAGGGGAGTCGTTCCCATGGATGGTCGTGCTGACCAATCTCAGTCTCTGGGGAAACTGTCTGACGCAGATGTTCACGAACATTGGCTGGATATTCGTGGTCACTTGGCTGCCCCGATATCTGGGGGATGTACACGGCATTCCGTTGGCCGAGCAGGCGCTGATGACGGCCGCTCCCACCTTCGCGGGGATTGTCGGCATGTTCTTTGGCGGTGGCTGGACGGACTTTGCCGCCCGGCACTTTGGCGTGAAATGGGGTCGCCGCCTCCCGGTGATGTCGACTCGCTTCCTCGCCGCAGGAGGCTACGTTTTCTGTCTGGCTCTCAGTCTTTACTCTTCGCCGGAATCGTCGACCCGCTGGCTACCCTGGGCCATGATTGCAGGGATGAGCTTTTCGACCTTCAGTTGTGACCTGGGTGTGCCCGCTCTGTGGGCCTACTCACAGGATGTCGGGGGCCGTTACACGGCGTCGGTGATGGGGTGGTCAAACATGTTCGGAAACTTTGGAGCCGCACTCGCTCCGCTGATCTATAACCTCGTCCTGGGTGAATCACCGGCCCTCAATGACTGGAACTGGCTGTTCGCCACCTGTGCAGGAATGTTCTTCCTTTCGGGCTGTTGCGCACTGGTCCTCGATTCCACGAAGTCGATTGCAGACTGA
- a CDS encoding amidohydrolase family protein has product MNHASTLVRNGRVFDGLGNAPQQVDLRIRDGQISEIGPDLRATDETVIDATGLIVSPGLIDLHTHVFSGVGLYSVDPVDAGLRTGVTSMLDTGTAGSLTYPNFDRFILSRADEEIFALLNISMIGAIQGHPEFPPFMGDLNDGRHAHVPSAVACVERFPQRIVGMKVRLTSGLANFEEKNEWAGFHGVFEAADQTGRPCMIHHAASRIPTNTVLQALRAGDTYTHLYNPHPDHPFDERGAPLEALLEARDRGVIFDVGHGVGAFVWRVAEPACREFEFWPDTISTDIHQFNLHGPVVDLPTTMTKFLYLGMPLEQVIRASTSAPAAAMRVQDRIGTLAVGRQADVVLLKLEEGRFTLTDTEGQTRITNQKLVPVSVCKQGHWVPCGRAREEYVHDCGAR; this is encoded by the coding sequence ATGAATCATGCCAGCACTCTCGTCAGGAATGGTCGCGTCTTTGACGGTCTGGGAAATGCGCCACAGCAGGTCGATCTGCGGATTCGCGATGGCCAGATCAGCGAGATTGGTCCGGATCTGCGGGCGACAGACGAGACCGTGATTGATGCCACGGGCCTGATTGTTTCCCCCGGTCTGATCGACTTGCACACACACGTCTTCAGCGGTGTGGGACTGTACTCGGTTGATCCGGTGGATGCCGGGCTGCGTACCGGAGTGACGTCGATGCTCGACACAGGGACGGCCGGTTCGCTGACGTATCCCAACTTCGACCGGTTCATTCTTTCGCGAGCGGACGAGGAGATCTTCGCGCTGCTGAATATTTCGATGATCGGCGCGATTCAGGGACATCCCGAATTTCCTCCGTTCATGGGTGACTTGAACGACGGTCGTCACGCGCACGTTCCTTCGGCTGTGGCCTGCGTCGAGCGATTTCCGCAGCGGATCGTCGGGATGAAGGTCAGGCTGACATCGGGGCTGGCGAATTTCGAAGAGAAGAACGAGTGGGCCGGATTCCACGGCGTCTTCGAGGCGGCAGATCAGACCGGGCGGCCCTGCATGATCCACCATGCGGCGTCACGCATTCCAACGAACACTGTCCTGCAGGCTCTGAGAGCCGGGGATACCTACACCCATCTCTATAACCCTCATCCTGATCATCCGTTTGACGAGCGGGGGGCTCCACTGGAAGCTCTGCTGGAAGCACGTGATCGGGGCGTCATTTTCGATGTGGGGCACGGAGTCGGGGCGTTCGTCTGGCGTGTTGCGGAACCTGCCTGCCGCGAGTTCGAGTTCTGGCCTGACACCATCAGTACCGATATTCATCAGTTCAACCTGCATGGACCAGTCGTTGATCTGCCCACGACGATGACCAAGTTTCTTTACCTGGGGATGCCGCTGGAGCAGGTGATTCGGGCGTCGACTTCTGCACCGGCAGCTGCCATGCGAGTTCAGGACCGGATCGGTACACTCGCCGTCGGTCGTCAGGCGGACGTGGTGCTGCTGAAACTCGAAGAGGGACGATTCACACTGACTGATACGGAAGGTCAGACGCGAATCACGAATCAAAAGCTGGTTCCTGTTTCTGTCTGCAAGCAGGGACACTGGGTCCCCTGCGGTCGCGCAAGAGAAGAATATGTCCACGACTGCGGCGCGAGGTAA
- a CDS encoding aminotransferase class V-fold PLP-dependent enzyme yields MPSNIYEHFGVTPIVNAVGYASRVTGSSPHPDVIAAMAAASAQYVELDDLIEAAGKLIHKCTGAETGIITAGAGAALTLAAAACLAGNRPEIMDQLPDVSNCPRDEIIYPAAGPFDYDHAIRLSGAKLVSIEYRDADALEKIEKAINPRTAAIGYVWYGLDDRVDLNKLVELAHRHHLPAIIDAAFSMPPAENLTRFSRCGFDLIAYSGGKHLGGPQASGLLCGRADLIRSAWVQMVDMDVRSGTWSLQHWVDAGWISRSPRHGIGRSMKVSKESIVGLMKALERYGQRDHAAEYARWKQSTDVLYEGLKDLPGLQITYLKQALNGQLYPLLQIDSGTGPGAMSVRELLLALRALPRKIILAEDEQSVDRAFLYTQCFQPGDLEYTLASLRQILVSHADRVSR; encoded by the coding sequence ATGCCAAGTAATATCTACGAACATTTCGGCGTGACCCCGATTGTGAATGCGGTGGGGTATGCGTCTCGCGTGACGGGAAGTTCCCCGCATCCCGATGTCATCGCTGCGATGGCGGCGGCGAGTGCGCAGTATGTCGAACTGGATGATCTGATCGAGGCGGCCGGTAAGCTGATTCATAAGTGCACCGGCGCTGAGACGGGGATCATCACGGCGGGAGCTGGCGCGGCACTCACACTGGCGGCGGCCGCCTGTCTGGCGGGAAACCGGCCGGAAATCATGGATCAGTTGCCGGACGTTTCGAACTGTCCGCGCGACGAGATCATTTACCCCGCTGCGGGTCCCTTTGACTACGATCACGCCATTCGCCTGTCCGGGGCAAAGCTGGTCTCGATCGAGTACCGGGACGCAGACGCCCTGGAGAAAATTGAAAAGGCGATCAACCCCCGCACGGCCGCCATTGGTTATGTCTGGTATGGACTTGACGATCGCGTTGACCTGAACAAACTGGTCGAACTGGCCCATCGTCATCATCTTCCGGCGATCATCGACGCTGCGTTCTCGATGCCCCCGGCAGAGAACCTGACGCGCTTCAGCCGCTGTGGTTTTGATCTGATTGCTTACAGCGGTGGTAAACATTTGGGGGGGCCGCAAGCCTCGGGCCTCCTGTGTGGTCGGGCCGATCTGATTCGCAGCGCGTGGGTGCAGATGGTCGACATGGACGTTCGGTCGGGAACGTGGTCCCTGCAGCACTGGGTCGACGCAGGCTGGATTTCCCGCTCCCCCCGGCACGGAATCGGGCGGTCGATGAAAGTCAGCAAAGAGTCGATCGTCGGGCTGATGAAAGCTCTTGAGCGTTATGGTCAGCGGGATCATGCTGCCGAGTACGCTCGATGGAAGCAGAGCACCGACGTGCTGTATGAGGGATTGAAGGATTTGCCGGGTCTGCAGATAACTTACTTGAAGCAGGCGCTGAACGGTCAGCTGTACCCACTGCTGCAGATCGATTCCGGCACTGGCCCCGGGGCGATGTCGGTGCGTGAACTGCTGCTGGCACTGCGCGCGTTGCCGCGAAAAATCATTCTCGCCGAAGATGAACAGTCTGTCGATCGGGCGTTCTTGTATACCCAGTGCTTCCAACCGGGGGACCTGGAATACACACTGGCCTCTCTTCGTCAGATTCTCGTGTCTCATGCTGATCGGGTTTCTCGATGA